The proteins below come from a single Bacteroidales bacterium genomic window:
- a CDS encoding HlyD family efflux transporter periplasmic adaptor subunit yields the protein MIKEFNLTIAKFVMVCFIIMPLYSCQRNGVHYDASGTFETTEIIVSSEATGKILYLDINEGDEVTENQLLGVIDTTQLYLSKLQLQSNIKAAKTRKTNVNTQIAVFEEQLSTAKKEKQRIEKLLEANAANSKDLDDINAQIALLDKQIAAQRSSMVRGNMSINEESSALEIQIAQLDDHLEKSYIISPINGIVLVKYSEKGEMATQGKALFKVANTNEMILRAYVSAGQFTELKLGQEVKVFADFGDKGTKEYNGVLTWISEKAEFTPKTVQTRDERSNLVYAVKIAVKNDGYLKIGMYAGVNFN from the coding sequence ATGATAAAAGAATTTAATTTAACAATTGCAAAATTTGTAATGGTATGTTTTATAATAATGCCGTTATATTCATGCCAGCGTAATGGAGTACATTATGATGCCTCAGGAACTTTTGAAACAACGGAGATTATTGTTTCTTCGGAAGCAACGGGAAAGATTCTGTATTTGGATATTAACGAAGGAGATGAAGTAACTGAAAATCAATTACTAGGAGTTATAGACACAACCCAATTATATCTTTCTAAGTTGCAATTGCAAAGCAATATTAAAGCAGCTAAGACCCGCAAAACAAATGTAAATACGCAAATTGCAGTTTTTGAAGAACAATTGTCAACAGCAAAAAAGGAAAAACAACGTATTGAAAAACTTCTTGAAGCAAACGCTGCTAACAGTAAAGATTTAGACGACATAAACGCACAAATCGCTTTGCTTGACAAACAAATTGCGGCTCAACGTTCATCAATGGTAAGAGGAAATATGAGTATTAATGAGGAGAGCAGTGCATTGGAAATTCAAATTGCGCAATTGGACGACCATCTGGAAAAATCTTATATTATCAGTCCTATAAACGGAATTGTTTTAGTAAAATACTCTGAAAAAGGTGAAATGGCAACACAAGGAAAAGCACTTTTTAAAGTTGCAAACACAAATGAAATGATCCTCAGGGCTTATGTAAGTGCCGGTCAGTTCACAGAATTGAAATTAGGACAGGAAGTCAAGGTATTCGCCGATTTCGGAGATAAAGGTACAAAAGAATATAACGGCGTCCTGACTTGGATTTCCGAAAAAGCCGAATTTACTCCGAAAACAGTACAAACCCGCGATGAAAGATCGAATCTGG